The genomic interval CCGCGAACCGGGAACCGAGACCCGAGACCCGGGACCCGAGCCCCGGGACCCGGGAGTGGCCCCGTCGCCGCCGCCCCGCGTCTCGCCGGCGGCCAACCGGCGCGGGTGCGTCGCGGCCCTCGAGCGTCCGCGCGCCGTCCACGGAGGGGGCACGGCCGAAGCCGCCCCGTGGCCGGGGCGGCTTCGGATTCGTCACCACACCCCACGGAACGAGGGCATGGCCGGGCAGAGCGCGGCTCGGCTCAGGACCACAGGGTCCAGCGCTGGTTGACCGCACCGTTGCACGGGTACTGGCGCACCTGCTCCCCCCGGTGCCGCTCCAGGTCGCCTCCAGGCACTTGCCGCTGTGCACGGCACGCAGCTGGACGGCTCCGCCCGAGACGGCTTCCAGGCGCCACCGCTGGTTGGTGTCCCCGTCGCACTGCCACTGGATGAGTCCGGCGCCGTCGGCCCGGCTGGCGTCGTACACGTCGAGGCACTTGCCGCTGTGCCGCGCGACGATCGCGTAGCTGCCGTCGCCGTTCCGCACGAAGTCGAATGCCCCGCCCGCGGTGCGAGGCCGGGGCTCACGTCGAGGAGCATGGTCGGCGTGGTGTCCCGAGCGCATGGGGCGTGTGTCCCGAACCGCTGGGACGGGGCGGCGCTGGGGGGCCTGGTCGTCGCCGTGAGGGAGGACTTCGCGGCTCCTCCGGGCCCCGGATGTGCTTGACCGGAGGGCCAGGAGTGCCCGGGTCGGTCGATCACGGACGCGCCGGACCCGTCCCCCGGCCGGGCGGCCTTCCGGCGTTCACGGCGTGGCGCGGCGCTGCCGGGAGCAGGATGAGTGTGGTGCCGAGCCGGCGCCTTACCCCTGCCACAAACCCCCATAGGCGCGCCGAGGTGATTCCCGATGGTGACGGACCGGTACGGCAACCCCCTGCACGAGTGCACCCTGGAGACGGCCGGGCACCTGGACCGGGCCGTCGAGGCGCTGCTCCACTTCAGCCCGGAGGTCGAACGGGCCGTCGGTGACGCCGTCGACAGCGCGCCCGCCTCGCCGCTCGCGCAGTCCTTCGCCGCGTACTTGGGGGTGCTCGGTACGGAGCCGCGTGAGGCCGCGGCGGCACGGCGGCGGTTCCGGGAGTACCTGGCCGGGGTGGACGTCACGGCCCTGCCGGTGCGGGAGCGGCTGCACGTCACGGCGGCCGGCGCCTGGCTCGCCGGAGACCTGCGGCAGGCCTCCGGGCTGCTGGAGGAGCTGTCCGCCGCGTACCCGAGGGACGCGCTCGCCCTTGCCGTCGGGCACCAGCTGGACTTCTTCACCGGCGACGCCGTACGCCTGCGCGACCGGATCGGCGGAGCCCTGTCCGCCTGGGACCCCGCGGACCCGCACCGGGGGCTGGTGCTGGGCATGTACGCGTTCGGGCTTGAGGAGTCGGGTCACTACGCGCAGGCCGAGGAGGCCGGGCTCGCCGCCGTCGAACACGACCCTCGCGACGTCTGGGCGATCCACGCCGTGGTCCACACGTACGAGATGCAGGGACGCGTGTCCGAAGGCATCGGCTACCTCGACGCACGGCGGGCCGACTGGGCGCGGGACAACTATCTCGACGTCCACAACTGGTGGCACTACGCCCTCTACGCCCTGGAGGCCGGGGACACCGACGCCGCCCTGGCCGTCTACGACGCCTCGCTGCGCCACGACGGCTCGACGGGTCAGGCGATGGAACTGCTGGACGCGGCGGCGCTGCTGTGGCGGATCCACCTCGCGGGGATGCGGCCGCAGGCCCGCTGGGACGCCCTGGCCGACGCGTGGGCGGCGCGGGCCGACCCGCCGTACTACGCCTTCAACGACGTCCACGCGACCATGGCCTACGCCGGATCCGGACGCCTCGACGCGGCGGAACGGCTCATCGCGGACCGGCGGAGGTGGCTGACCCGCGCCGGCACGGACGCCGACACGGTCACCAACCACCGGATGACGGCCGAGATCGGACTCCCGGCCTGCGAGGCGCTGCTCGCGCACGCCCGGGGCGACCACGCCACGGTCGTGGACCTGCTGTGGCCGCTGCGCCGCAGGCTGCACGAGTTCGGGGGCAGCCACGCCCAGCGCGACGCCCTCCAGCGCACTCTGCTCGACTCCGCCCTCGGCTCCGGGCGGCACGAGCTGGCCCGGGTCCTCATCAGCGAGCGGACCGGCCTCCGCCCTGACAGCACGTACAACTGGTCGGCACGGGCCCGCCTCGCCGACGCCCTGGGCGACACCACCCGGGCCCGCACCGCCCGCGACCACGCCCGGGCAGCGGCGACCGCCACGGCCCGGGCCCTCCGACCCGCGACCTGAAGTCAGCCGGCCGCCGGCAGTACGGCGGGCGAATTCGCGCCGGGGATCAGCAGCCGGGGCTTGCCCGAGCCGTCGGCGGCGACCGTCCACACGTCGTTGGTCCCGTCGGGGCGCTGGAGGGCGTACGCGACGGTGGCGTCGTCCAGCCAGGCGGCCTGGTCGTCCACGTTCCGCGTCTCGGCCAGTTCCGTGCGCCGGAGCGTGGCCAGTTCGAGGACGGTGACCCGCCAGCCCTTCGCCGGGTCGGCGCCGACCGCCTGCTTGAAGGCGATCCGCTCGCCGTCGGGGGACAGCGACGGGCACTCGACGTTGTCCGCCAGGGTGCGCAGGGTCCTGGCCGCGAGGTCGCCCTCCACCAGGGAGCGCGTGCCGGCGCTGGAGACCGTCGCGTAGAAGCGGTTGCCGCCGGCCGCGAACGTCACTCCCCAGACGTTGATGTCCGCGGCCCGGTAGCGCCGGCCCTCCCGGAAGACCGCGAAGTCCTCCAGTGAGGGGACGAGCCGGCCCGTGCGCGTGTCCAGGACGCCGGTCCGCGTCGAGAAGCCGCCGCCTGCGTACGAGTCGCCGCCCACGAACAGCGTCCAGGCCACCATGCGGCCGTCGGCCGAGACCCTGGTGCGGTTGGGCAGGCCGGTCAGGGGGACGGTGCGCCGGGTCTGCTGTCGCTCGTCGAGCACCAGGAGCCTCGGGGCCGCTGAGCGCTCCGGCGGGCGTGAGGCAGGCGGTCGTCCCGCCCGCCGTGTACGCGCGGTCGCAGTGGGTCGACGTGACGGTGCGCGGTCCTGACGGGTCGTCGAGCGACACCGTGGACAGCAGCCCGTTGCTCAGCACCCGGACCCGTACACCGGGGTGGCGGGCAGCGTCCGGGGAAGCCGCGGCGCCGGCCGGCGTCCGGTCGGCGCCGGCCTTCGCGTCGGACGTCGTGTTCTGGCGGGCACGGACGACCGTGGCGGCCGCCAGGGCCGCCAGCAGGACGGCGGCGAGCACGGTGACGAGGATCTTCACGCGCTGGGAAGGGGCGTTGGTCATGGCCTTCATGAGGAGGAGCCGGGCCTTTCGTGCGGGGTCCGGGGTTGCGGGGTTTACGGGGGATACCGGGGGCGCCGGGGAATCCGGGGCGGT from Streptomyces showdoensis carries:
- a CDS encoding RICIN domain-containing protein translates to MPGGDLERHRGEQVRQYPCNGAVNQRWTLWS
- a CDS encoding tetratricopeptide repeat protein, coding for MVTDRYGNPLHECTLETAGHLDRAVEALLHFSPEVERAVGDAVDSAPASPLAQSFAAYLGVLGTEPREAAAARRRFREYLAGVDVTALPVRERLHVTAAGAWLAGDLRQASGLLEELSAAYPRDALALAVGHQLDFFTGDAVRLRDRIGGALSAWDPADPHRGLVLGMYAFGLEESGHYAQAEEAGLAAVEHDPRDVWAIHAVVHTYEMQGRVSEGIGYLDARRADWARDNYLDVHNWWHYALYALEAGDTDAALAVYDASLRHDGSTGQAMELLDAAALLWRIHLAGMRPQARWDALADAWAARADPPYYAFNDVHATMAYAGSGRLDAAERLIADRRRWLTRAGTDADTVTNHRMTAEIGLPACEALLAHARGDHATVVDLLWPLRRRLHEFGGSHAQRDALQRTLLDSALGSGRHELARVLISERTGLRPDSTYNWSARARLADALGDTTRARTARDHARAAATATARALRPAT